One stretch of Pseudomonas sp. NC02 DNA includes these proteins:
- the bfr gene encoding bacterioferritin, with amino-acid sequence MQGHPDVIDYLNTLLTGELAARDQYFIHSRMYEDWGFTELYERINHEMEEEAQHADALMRRILMLEGTPRMRPDDLDTGTTVPEMLASDLRLEYKVRAALCKGIELCEQHNDYVTREILRVQLNDTEEDHTYWLEKQLGLIKLIGLENYLQSQF; translated from the coding sequence ATGCAAGGTCACCCCGACGTAATCGATTACCTCAACACGTTGCTGACGGGCGAACTGGCAGCTCGTGACCAATATTTCATTCACTCGCGGATGTACGAAGACTGGGGCTTTACCGAGCTCTACGAGCGTATCAACCATGAAATGGAAGAAGAGGCACAGCACGCCGACGCACTGATGCGCCGTATCCTGATGCTCGAAGGCACGCCCCGTATGCGTCCCGACGACCTGGATACCGGCACCACGGTGCCTGAGATGCTCGCCAGCGACTTGCGCCTTGAGTACAAGGTCCGTGCCGCGCTCTGCAAGGGCATTGAGCTCTGCGAGCAGCACAACGACTACGTCACGCGGGAAATCCTGCGGGTGCAGTTGAATGACACCGAAGAAGATCACACCTACTGGCTGGAAAAGCAGTTGGGCCTGATCAAGCTGATTGGCCTGGAGAATTACCTGCAATCGCAGTTCTGA
- a CDS encoding catalase, with protein sequence MSQNKTLTTASGAPVADNQNSRSAGPRGPLLLDDFHLIEKLAHFNRENIPERRVHAKGSGAYGTFTVTQDITQYTSAKLFDSVGKQTPTFLRFSTVGGERGSADTERDPRGFALKFYTEEGNWDIVGNNTPVFFIRDPLKFPDFIHTQKRLPQSNLKSAQMMWDFWSHSPEALHQVTILFSDRGIPDGYRHMHGFGSHTYSLINAKGERHWVKWHYKTKQGIKNLAPADAARLAGTDPDYAQRDLFGAIERGDFPKWRVCIQIMTEAQANAHYENPFDVTKTWSQKEFPLIEVGELELNRNPLNYFAEVEQAAFGPSNMVPGVGLSPDRMLQGRVFAYADAHRYRVGTNHQQLPVNAPRSPVNSYQRDGSMAFGSNGGAAPNYEPNSYADAPKQAPQYAEPALALSGAADRYDHREDTDYYSHAGALFRLMNDEQKALLINNIAGAMAGVSSDVVQRQLQYFFKADPAYGEGIASALGVSLN encoded by the coding sequence ATGAGCCAGAATAAAACCCTTACTACCGCCAGCGGCGCACCTGTCGCGGATAACCAGAATTCCCGTTCCGCCGGTCCACGCGGCCCGCTGCTGCTCGACGACTTTCACCTGATCGAGAAGCTCGCTCACTTCAACCGTGAAAACATTCCTGAGCGTCGTGTACACGCCAAAGGCTCGGGCGCTTACGGTACCTTCACCGTCACTCAAGACATCACGCAGTACACCAGCGCCAAGCTGTTCGATTCTGTGGGCAAGCAAACTCCGACTTTCCTGCGCTTCTCCACGGTGGGTGGCGAGCGTGGTTCGGCTGATACTGAGCGCGACCCGCGTGGTTTCGCGTTGAAGTTCTACACCGAAGAAGGCAACTGGGACATCGTTGGTAACAACACCCCGGTGTTCTTCATTCGCGACCCGCTGAAGTTTCCCGACTTTATCCACACCCAAAAGCGCCTGCCGCAAAGCAACCTGAAAAGTGCACAGATGATGTGGGACTTCTGGTCGCACTCCCCTGAGGCGCTGCACCAGGTCACCATCCTGTTTTCGGACCGTGGCATCCCGGACGGCTACCGTCACATGCACGGCTTCGGCAGTCACACCTACAGCTTGATTAACGCCAAAGGCGAGCGCCACTGGGTGAAGTGGCACTACAAGACCAAGCAAGGTATCAAGAACCTGGCGCCGGCTGACGCTGCACGCCTGGCCGGTACCGACCCTGATTACGCTCAGCGCGATCTGTTCGGTGCTATTGAGCGTGGTGACTTCCCGAAATGGCGCGTGTGCATTCAGATCATGACTGAGGCCCAGGCCAACGCTCACTACGAAAACCCGTTCGACGTGACCAAGACCTGGTCGCAGAAAGAGTTCCCGCTGATCGAAGTGGGTGAGCTGGAACTGAACCGCAACCCGCTGAACTACTTCGCTGAAGTTGAACAGGCGGCTTTCGGTCCAAGCAACATGGTCCCGGGTGTTGGCCTGTCGCCAGACCGCATGCTGCAAGGGCGCGTGTTCGCTTACGCCGATGCCCATCGCTACCGCGTAGGTACCAATCACCAGCAACTGCCGGTGAATGCGCCACGCAGCCCGGTCAACAGCTACCAGCGTGATGGTTCGATGGCATTCGGCTCCAATGGTGGTGCGGCCCCCAATTACGAGCCAAACAGCTACGCCGATGCGCCGAAGCAGGCTCCTCAGTACGCCGAGCCAGCCTTGGCCCTGAGCGGTGCGGCTGATCGTTACGATCACCGCGAAGATACCGACTACTACAGCCATGCCGGTGCGCTGTTCCGCCTGATGAACGATGAGCAGAAAGCCCTGCTGATCAACAATATCGCCGGCGCAATGGCGGGTGTTTCCAGCGACGTGGTGCAGCGCCAGTTGCAGTACTTCTTCAAGGCCGACCCGGCTTATGGAGAAGGGATCGCATCTGCACTGGGTGTATCGCTGAACTGA
- the rplQ gene encoding 50S ribosomal protein L17, which yields MRHRKSGRHLSRTSSHRKAMFQNMAVSLFEHELIKTTLPKAKELRRVAEPLITLAKTDSLANRRLAFDRTRSKAIVGKLFNDLGKRYATREGGYLRILKCGFRAGDNAPMAYVELIDRPVGGEAVSAE from the coding sequence ATGCGTCATCGTAAAAGTGGTCGTCACCTGAGCCGTACCAGCTCGCACCGTAAGGCTATGTTCCAGAACATGGCGGTGTCGCTGTTCGAGCACGAGCTGATCAAAACTACACTGCCGAAAGCTAAAGAACTGCGTCGCGTTGCTGAGCCGCTGATTACTTTGGCCAAGACAGACAGCCTGGCTAACCGCCGTCTGGCTTTCGACCGTACTCGTTCGAAAGCTATCGTTGGTAAGCTCTTCAACGACCTGGGCAAGCGTTACGCTACCCGTGAGGGTGGCTACCTGCGCATCCTCAAGTGCGGTTTCCGCGCTGGTGACAACGCGCCTATGGCGTACGTTGAGCTGATCGATCGTCCAGTTGGCGGTGAAGCTGTATCCGCTGAGTAA
- the rpoA gene encoding DNA-directed RNA polymerase subunit alpha, whose protein sequence is MQISVNEFLTPRHIDVQVVSPTRAKITLEPLERGFGHTLGNALRRILLSSMPGCAVVEAEIDGVLHEYSAIEGVQEDVIEILLNLKGLAIKLHGRDEVTLTLSKKGSGVVTAADIQLDHDVEIVNPDHVIANLASNGALNMKLTVARGRGYEPADSRQSDEDESRSIGRLQLDSSFSPVRRIAYVVENARVEQRTNLDKLVIDLETNGTLDPEEAIRRAATILQQQLAAFVDLKGDSEPVVIEQEDEIDPILLRPVDDLELTVRSANCLKAENIYYIGDLIQRTEVELLKTPNLGKKSLTEIKDVLASRGLSLGMRLDNWPPASLKKDDKATA, encoded by the coding sequence ATGCAGATTTCGGTAAATGAGTTCCTGACACCCCGTCACATTGATGTGCAGGTTGTCAGTCCAACCCGCGCCAAGATCACTCTCGAGCCTCTCGAGCGTGGTTTTGGCCACACCCTGGGCAACGCGCTGCGCCGCATCCTGTTGTCCTCAATGCCCGGCTGTGCAGTAGTCGAGGCCGAGATTGACGGTGTGCTCCACGAGTACAGCGCCATCGAAGGTGTACAGGAAGACGTAATTGAAATCCTGTTGAACCTTAAAGGTCTGGCTATCAAGCTGCACGGCCGTGACGAAGTTACGCTGACCTTGTCGAAGAAGGGTTCGGGGGTGGTTACCGCTGCCGATATTCAGCTGGATCATGATGTCGAGATCGTTAATCCCGATCACGTAATCGCTAACCTGGCGTCTAACGGCGCCCTGAACATGAAGCTCACCGTAGCTCGTGGTCGTGGTTATGAACCGGCCGACTCGCGTCAGAGCGATGAAGACGAAAGCCGCAGCATTGGTCGCTTGCAGCTCGACTCTTCGTTCAGCCCGGTTCGCCGTATCGCATACGTGGTGGAAAACGCCCGTGTCGAACAGCGTACTAACCTGGACAAGCTGGTTATTGATCTGGAAACCAACGGTACTCTGGATCCTGAAGAGGCTATCCGCCGCGCTGCAACCATTCTGCAACAGCAGTTGGCTGCGTTCGTCGACCTCAAGGGTGACAGCGAACCAGTGGTAATCGAGCAGGAAGACGAGATCGATCCGATCCTGCTTCGCCCGGTTGACGATCTGGAACTGACTGTACGTTCGGCTAACTGCCTTAAGGCGGAAAACATTTACTACATCGGTGATCTGATTCAGCGCACCGAAGTAGAACTGTTGAAGACTCCGAACCTGGGCAAGAAATCCTTGACTGAAATCAAGGACGTTCTGGCCTCCCGCGGTCTGTCCCTCGGCATGCGCCTCGACAACTGGCCGCCTGCAAGTCTTAAGAAGGACGACAAGGCGACTGCCTGA
- the rpsD gene encoding 30S ribosomal protein S4, which translates to MARYIGPKCKLARREGTDLFLKSGVRAIESKCNIEAAPGIHGQRRGRQSDYGTQLREKQKVRRIYGVLERQFSGYYKEAAGKKGATGENLLQLLECRLDNVVYRMGFGSTRAESRQLVSHKSVSVNGQTVNVPSYQVRAGDVVAIREKAKNQLRIVQALDLCAQRGRVEWVEVDTEKKSGVFKNVPARSDLSADINESLIVELYSK; encoded by the coding sequence ATGGCTCGTTACATTGGTCCAAAATGCAAACTCGCTCGTCGTGAAGGCACCGATCTCTTTCTGAAGAGCGGCGTGCGCGCGATCGAATCGAAGTGCAACATTGAAGCAGCACCTGGTATCCACGGCCAACGCCGCGGTCGCCAGTCCGACTACGGCACCCAACTGCGTGAAAAGCAGAAGGTCCGTCGTATCTACGGCGTTCTCGAGCGTCAGTTCAGCGGCTACTACAAAGAAGCTGCTGGCAAGAAAGGTGCAACCGGTGAAAACCTGCTGCAACTGCTCGAATGCCGTCTGGACAACGTTGTATACCGTATGGGCTTTGGTTCGACTCGTGCCGAATCCCGTCAGCTGGTATCGCACAAATCCGTCAGCGTAAACGGCCAAACCGTTAACGTCCCGTCGTACCAGGTTCGTGCTGGTGACGTGGTCGCGATTCGCGAGAAAGCAAAAAATCAACTTCGCATTGTCCAAGCTCTCGATCTGTGTGCCCAACGTGGCCGCGTAGAATGGGTAGAAGTAGACACTGAGAAGAAGTCGGGCGTTTTCAAGAACGTTCCTGCTCGCAGTGATCTGTCCGCCGACATCAACGAAAGCCTGATTGTCGAGCTCTACTCCAAGTAA
- the rpsK gene encoding 30S ribosomal protein S11, giving the protein MAKPAARPRKKVKKTVVDGIAHIHASFNNTIVTITDRQGNALSWATSGGSGFRGSRKSTPFAAQVAAERAGQAALEYGLKNLDVNVKGPGPGRESAVRALNGCGYKIASITDVTPIPHNGCRPPKKRRV; this is encoded by the coding sequence ATGGCAAAACCTGCTGCTCGTCCTCGTAAAAAAGTTAAAAAGACAGTGGTTGATGGCATCGCCCACATCCATGCATCTTTTAACAACACAATCGTGACCATCACCGACCGTCAAGGTAACGCGCTTTCTTGGGCTACCTCCGGTGGTTCGGGTTTCCGCGGTTCCCGCAAGTCCACCCCGTTTGCTGCTCAAGTAGCTGCTGAACGTGCTGGTCAAGCTGCGCTGGAATATGGCCTGAAAAACCTCGACGTCAACGTCAAAGGTCCAGGTCCAGGTCGTGAGTCTGCTGTCCGTGCATTGAACGGCTGTGGCTATAAGATCGCCAGCATCACCGACGTGACGCCAATCCCGCACAACGGGTGCCGTCCGCCGAAGAAGCGCCGCGTGTAA
- the rpsM gene encoding 30S ribosomal protein S13, whose amino-acid sequence MARIAGVNIPDNKHTVISLTYIYGVGRTTAQKICADTGVNPAAKIKDLSDEQIELLRGEVAKFTTEGDLRREINMKIKRLMDLGCYRGLRHRRGLPVRGQRTKTNARTRKGPRKPIRK is encoded by the coding sequence ATGGCCCGTATTGCAGGCGTTAACATTCCAGATAACAAGCACACTGTTATCTCGCTGACCTACATCTATGGTGTTGGTCGCACTACTGCGCAGAAAATTTGCGCAGATACTGGGGTAAACCCAGCCGCAAAGATCAAGGATCTGAGCGACGAGCAGATTGAGCTGTTGCGTGGCGAAGTGGCGAAGTTCACCACTGAAGGTGACCTGCGTCGCGAAATCAACATGAAAATCAAGCGTTTGATGGACCTCGGTTGCTACCGTGGTCTGCGTCATCGTCGTGGTCTTCCAGTACGCGGTCAGCGTACCAAGACTAACGCGCGTACCCGTAAAGGTCCGCGTAAGCCGATCCGCAAGTAA
- the rpmJ gene encoding 50S ribosomal protein L36 — translation MKVRASVKKLCRNCKIIRREGVVRVICSAEPRHKQRQG, via the coding sequence ATGAAAGTTCGTGCATCGGTGAAAAAGCTGTGCCGTAACTGCAAGATTATTCGCCGCGAAGGTGTTGTTCGAGTAATTTGCAGCGCGGAACCGCGTCACAAACAGCGCCAAGGCTGA
- the secY gene encoding preprotein translocase subunit SecY, whose protein sequence is MAKQGALSALGKGGMSELWARLRFLFLAIIVYRIGAHIPVPGINPDRLADLFRQNEGTILSLFNMFSGGALERMSIFALGIMPYISASIIMQLMTAVSPQLEQLKKEGEAGRRKISQYTRYGTVILALVQAIGMSVGLAGQGVAFTGDFGFHFVAVSTFVAGAMFMMWLGEQITERGVGNGISMLIFAGIVAGLPRAIGQSFESARQGDINIFALVAIGLLAVAIIGFVVFIERGQRRIAVHYAKRQQGRKVFAAQTSHLPLKVNMAGVIPAIFASSILLFPASLGAWFGQSEGMGWLQDISQSIAPGQPLNILLFSAGIIFFCFFYTALMFNPKDVAENLKKSGAFIPGIRPGEQSARYIDGVLTRLTMFGALYMTAVCLLPQFLVVAANVPFYLGGTSLLIVVVVVMDFMSQVQSHLVSHQYESLMKKANLKGYGSGMLR, encoded by the coding sequence ATGGCTAAGCAAGGTGCTCTCTCAGCGCTCGGCAAAGGCGGTATGTCTGAACTTTGGGCTCGTCTGCGTTTTCTGTTCCTGGCGATTATCGTCTACCGAATAGGCGCACACATCCCGGTTCCAGGTATCAACCCGGACCGACTCGCAGACCTGTTTCGACAGAATGAGGGGACCATTCTTAGCTTGTTCAACATGTTTTCCGGCGGCGCGCTGGAACGGATGAGCATCTTTGCACTGGGGATCATGCCGTACATCTCGGCATCGATCATCATGCAACTGATGACCGCCGTCAGTCCGCAGTTGGAGCAGTTGAAGAAGGAAGGTGAAGCTGGCCGTCGCAAGATAAGCCAGTACACCCGCTACGGCACTGTCATCCTCGCCCTGGTCCAGGCTATCGGCATGTCCGTTGGCCTGGCCGGGCAGGGTGTTGCGTTCACTGGTGACTTTGGCTTCCATTTCGTCGCGGTATCCACATTTGTGGCTGGTGCGATGTTCATGATGTGGCTGGGTGAGCAGATTACTGAGCGTGGTGTTGGTAACGGTATCTCGATGTTGATTTTCGCAGGTATCGTTGCCGGTCTTCCGAGAGCGATTGGGCAGTCTTTCGAGTCTGCACGTCAGGGTGATATCAATATCTTCGCCCTGGTTGCCATCGGTTTGTTGGCAGTAGCGATTATCGGTTTTGTGGTGTTCATTGAGCGTGGCCAGCGTCGTATTGCTGTTCACTACGCCAAGCGTCAGCAGGGCCGCAAGGTCTTTGCCGCGCAGACCAGCCACCTGCCGCTGAAAGTGAACATGGCCGGGGTTATTCCTGCCATTTTCGCGAGCAGCATTTTGCTGTTTCCGGCTTCGTTGGGTGCCTGGTTCGGTCAGTCTGAAGGTATGGGCTGGTTGCAGGACATCTCGCAGTCGATCGCTCCTGGTCAGCCGTTGAATATTCTGCTGTTTAGTGCAGGGATTATTTTCTTCTGCTTCTTCTATACGGCGTTGATGTTCAATCCGAAAGACGTAGCGGAAAACCTGAAGAAGTCCGGTGCCTTTATTCCGGGTATTCGTCCAGGTGAGCAGTCTGCGCGCTACATTGATGGCGTTCTGACTCGCTTGACCATGTTCGGTGCTCTATATATGACGGCCGTCTGCCTGTTGCCCCAGTTCCTGGTGGTTGCAGCAAACGTTCCGTTCTACCTTGGCGGGACCTCGTTGCTGATCGTCGTCGTGGTTGTGATGGACTTCATGTCCCAAGTACAATCGCACCTCGTTTCGCACCAGTACGAATCCCTGATGAAGAAAGCCAACCTGAAGGGTTACGGCAGCGGCATGTTGCGCTGA
- the rplO gene encoding 50S ribosomal protein L15, whose protein sequence is MKLNDLSPAPGSRREKHRPGRGIGSGLGKTGGRGHKGQSSRSGGTIAPGFEGGQQPLHRRLPKFGFVSLKAMDRAEVRLSELAKVEGDIVTVQTLKDANVINVNVQRVKIMLSGEVTRAVTIGKGIGATKGARSAIEAAGGKFEE, encoded by the coding sequence ATGAAACTCAATGATCTGAGTCCAGCGCCGGGTTCCCGTCGCGAAAAGCATCGTCCGGGCCGTGGTATCGGTAGTGGTTTGGGCAAGACCGGTGGCCGTGGCCACAAAGGTCAGTCCTCCCGCTCCGGTGGCACCATCGCTCCAGGCTTTGAAGGCGGTCAACAGCCGCTGCATCGTCGCCTGCCGAAGTTCGGTTTCGTTTCCCTGAAAGCCATGGACCGCGCAGAAGTGCGTCTGTCCGAGCTGGCCAAAGTGGAAGGCGACATCGTTACCGTGCAGACCCTGAAAGATGCCAACGTGATCAACGTCAACGTACAGCGTGTGAAAATCATGCTGTCCGGTGAAGTGACTCGCGCTGTCACTATCGGCAAGGGAATCGGCGCCACCAAAGGTGCGCGTTCGGCTATCGAAGCAGCTGGCGGCAAGTTCGAGGAATAA
- the rpmD gene encoding 50S ribosomal protein L30, which produces MATVKVTLIKSMTGRIPNHKLCVKGLGLRRIGHTVEVLDTPENRGMINKAYYMLRVEG; this is translated from the coding sequence ATGGCTACCGTTAAAGTAACGCTGATCAAAAGCATGACCGGCCGCATCCCTAACCACAAATTGTGCGTTAAGGGTTTGGGTCTGCGTCGCATCGGTCACACTGTAGAAGTACTTGATACTCCCGAGAATCGCGGGATGATCAACAAGGCTTACTACATGCTGCGTGTCGAGGGTTAA
- the rpsE gene encoding 30S ribosomal protein S5, whose protein sequence is MSNNDQKRDEGYIEKLVQVNRVAKTVKGGRIFTFTALTVVGDGKGRVGFGRGKSREVPAAIQKAMEAARRNMIQVDLNGTTLQYAMKSAHGASKVYMQPASEGTGIIAGGAMRAVLEVAGVQNVLAKCYGSTNPVNVVHATFKGLKAMQSPESIAAKRGKSVKEIF, encoded by the coding sequence ATGTCAAATAACGACCAAAAGCGCGACGAAGGCTACATTGAGAAGCTGGTTCAAGTTAACCGCGTAGCCAAAACCGTTAAAGGCGGCCGTATCTTCACTTTCACCGCGTTGACCGTGGTAGGTGATGGTAAAGGGCGCGTTGGCTTCGGCCGTGGCAAGTCACGTGAAGTGCCTGCTGCGATCCAGAAGGCAATGGAAGCTGCTCGTCGCAACATGATCCAAGTTGATCTGAACGGCACTACTCTGCAGTACGCAATGAAGTCCGCTCACGGCGCTTCGAAGGTGTACATGCAGCCTGCCTCTGAAGGTACCGGTATCATCGCTGGCGGCGCTATGCGTGCTGTCCTCGAAGTTGCTGGCGTTCAGAACGTTCTGGCCAAGTGCTACGGCTCGACTAACCCGGTGAACGTGGTTCACGCCACTTTCAAGGGTTTGAAAGCAATGCAGTCTCCTGAATCCATTGCCGCCAAGCGTGGCAAAAGCGTCAAGGAGATCTTCTGA
- the rplR gene encoding 50S ribosomal protein L18, with protein MTDKKVTRLRRARKARLKMHELEVVRLCVFRSSQHIYAQVISADGNKVLASASTLDKELRDGATGNIDAATKVGQLVATRAKAAGVSQVAFDRSGFKYHGRVKALADAAREAGLEF; from the coding sequence ATGACCGACAAAAAAGTTACTCGACTGCGTCGCGCTCGCAAAGCACGCCTGAAAATGCACGAACTCGAAGTCGTGCGTCTCTGCGTGTTCCGCTCGTCGCAGCACATCTACGCCCAGGTCATCTCGGCCGACGGCAACAAAGTCCTGGCAAGCGCCTCGACTTTGGATAAAGAACTGCGTGATGGTGCCACTGGCAACATCGACGCGGCCACTAAGGTTGGCCAGCTGGTCGCTACGCGTGCTAAGGCCGCCGGCGTCTCGCAAGTGGCTTTCGACCGCTCTGGCTTCAAGTACCACGGCCGCGTGAAAGCGCTGGCTGATGCTGCTCGTGAAGCTGGGCTGGAGTTCTAA
- the rplF gene encoding 50S ribosomal protein L6 codes for MSRVAKNPVKLPAGVEVKFAGQQLSVKGAKGTLELNIHSSVEIVEEAGELRFAARNGDQQTRAMAGTTRALVNNMVQGVSQGFERKLQLVGVGYKAQAKGTVLNLALGFSHPVDYELPEGITAETPSQTDILIKGIDKQLVGQVAAEIRDFRPPEPYKGKGVRYADEVVRRKEAKKK; via the coding sequence ATGTCACGCGTCGCTAAGAACCCCGTTAAGCTGCCAGCCGGTGTCGAAGTAAAATTCGCAGGCCAACAGCTTTCGGTGAAGGGTGCCAAGGGCACTCTGGAACTGAACATCCATTCGTCCGTTGAGATCGTTGAAGAAGCTGGTGAGCTGCGTTTCGCTGCTCGCAATGGCGATCAACAAACTCGCGCAATGGCCGGTACCACTCGTGCGTTGGTAAACAACATGGTCCAAGGCGTAAGCCAAGGCTTCGAGCGCAAGCTCCAGCTGGTCGGTGTTGGTTACAAAGCGCAAGCAAAAGGCACGGTTCTGAACCTGGCCCTTGGCTTCTCGCACCCAGTGGATTACGAACTGCCGGAAGGCATCACCGCTGAGACCCCTAGCCAAACCGATATCCTGATCAAGGGTATTGATAAGCAGCTGGTAGGTCAGGTGGCCGCTGAGATCCGCGACTTCCGTCCACCAGAGCCGTACAAAGGCAAAGGTGTGCGCTACGCGGACGAAGTCGTCCGTCGTAAAGAAGCCAAGAAGAAGTAG
- the rpsH gene encoding 30S ribosomal protein S8 has translation MSMQDPLADMLTRIRNAQMAEKSVVSMPSSTLKVAVAKVLKDEGYIAGYQISSEIKPLLSIELKYFEGRPVIEEVKRVSRPGLRQYKSVDDLPKVRGGLGVSIVSTNKGVMTDRAARAAGVGGEVLCTVF, from the coding sequence ATGAGTATGCAGGACCCGTTAGCGGACATGCTAACTCGTATCCGTAATGCCCAGATGGCTGAAAAGTCCGTCGTAAGCATGCCATCTTCCACGTTGAAGGTTGCTGTTGCCAAAGTCCTGAAAGACGAAGGCTACATTGCGGGTTATCAGATCAGCAGCGAAATCAAACCACTGCTGTCCATCGAGCTGAAGTACTTCGAAGGCCGTCCGGTCATCGAAGAAGTGAAGCGCGTTAGCCGTCCAGGCCTGCGTCAGTACAAGTCCGTTGATGATCTGCCAAAAGTTCGTGGCGGTCTCGGTGTGTCTATCGTCTCCACCAACAAAGGTGTGATGACGGATCGTGCTGCGCGCGCTGCCGGTGTCGGCGGCGAAGTTCTTTGCACTGTGTTCTAA
- the rpsN gene encoding 30S ribosomal protein S14 gives MAKMSMKNRELKRQLTVAKYAKKRAALKAIIVDLNASPEARWEATVALQKQPRDASASRMRNRCRLTGRPHGVYRKFGLGRNKLREAAMRGDVPGLVKASW, from the coding sequence ATGGCCAAGATGAGCATGAAAAACCGCGAGCTGAAACGTCAGCTCACGGTTGCCAAGTACGCCAAGAAGCGTGCAGCACTGAAAGCAATCATCGTTGATCTGAACGCAAGTCCAGAAGCACGTTGGGAAGCTACAGTTGCTCTGCAGAAGCAGCCACGTGACGCAAGCGCTTCGCGCATGCGTAACCGCTGCCGCCTGACCGGTCGTCCACACGGCGTTTACCGCAAGTTCGGCCTCGGCCGTAACAAACTGCGTGAAGCGGCAATGCGTGGTGACGTACCAGGTCTGGTTAAAGCCAGCTGGTAA
- the rplE gene encoding 50S ribosomal protein L5 → MARLKEIYRKEIAPKLKEELKLSNVMEVPRVTKITLNMGLGEAIGDKKVIEHAVADLEKITGQKVVVTYARKSIAGFKVREGWPIGVKVTLRRERMYEFLDRLLSISLPRVRDFRGLNAKSFDGRGNYSMGVKEQIIFPEIDYDKIDALRGLDITLTTTAKNDDEGRALLRAFKFPFRN, encoded by the coding sequence ATGGCACGACTAAAAGAGATTTACCGGAAGGAAATCGCACCGAAACTTAAGGAAGAACTTAAGCTTTCGAACGTGATGGAAGTTCCGCGCGTTACCAAAATCACCCTGAACATGGGTCTGGGCGAAGCGATCGGCGACAAAAAAGTCATCGAGCACGCTGTTGCTGACCTGGAAAAGATCACCGGCCAAAAAGTCGTTGTGACCTACGCTCGTAAATCCATCGCTGGCTTTAAAGTCCGTGAAGGATGGCCGATCGGCGTCAAAGTGACTCTGCGCCGTGAGCGTATGTACGAATTCCTGGATCGTCTGCTGTCGATCTCCCTGCCTCGGGTCCGCGACTTCCGCGGCCTGAATGCCAAGTCCTTCGATGGTCGTGGTAACTACAGCATGGGCGTTAAAGAGCAGATCATCTTCCCGGAAATCGACTACGACAAGATCGATGCTCTCCGCGGTCTGGACATCACCCTGACCACCACTGCCAAGAACGATGATGAAGGCCGCGCTCTGCTGCGTGCGTTCAAATTCCCGTTCCGCAACTGA
- the rplX gene encoding 50S ribosomal protein L24, producing MQKIRRDDEIIVIAGKDKGKRGKVLKVLADDRLVVSGLNLVKRHTKPNPMSGVQGGIVEKEAPLHASNVAIFNGETNKADRVGFKVEEGKKIRVFKSTQKAVDA from the coding sequence ATGCAAAAGATTCGTCGTGACGACGAGATCATCGTGATCGCCGGCAAAGACAAAGGTAAGCGCGGTAAGGTGCTGAAGGTTCTTGCTGATGACCGTCTGGTCGTTAGTGGTCTGAACCTGGTCAAGCGTCATACCAAGCCTAACCCGATGTCGGGCGTACAAGGCGGTATCGTCGAGAAAGAAGCGCCACTGCACGCTTCTAACGTCGCCATCTTCAACGGCGAAACCAACAAGGCTGACCGCGTTGGTTTCAAAGTAGAAGAAGGTAAGAAAATTCGTGTCTTCAAGTCGACCCAAAAAGCGGTTGATGCTTGA
- the rplN gene encoding 50S ribosomal protein L14 yields MIQTQSMLDVADNSGARRVMCIKVLGGSHRRYAGIGDIIKVTVKEAIPRGKVKKGQVMTAVVVRTRHGVRRADGSIIRFDGNAAVLLNNKQEPIGTRIFGPVTRELRTEKFMKIVSLAPEVL; encoded by the coding sequence ATGATTCAGACTCAATCCATGCTCGATGTGGCCGATAACAGCGGCGCACGCCGCGTTATGTGCATCAAGGTGCTGGGTGGCTCCCATCGTCGTTACGCTGGTATCGGTGACATCATCAAAGTTACCGTGAAGGAAGCAATTCCTCGCGGTAAAGTGAAAAAAGGCCAAGTGATGACTGCTGTTGTAGTCCGCACTCGTCACGGCGTACGCCGTGCAGATGGCTCCATTATCCGCTTTGATGGCAACGCTGCTGTTCTTCTGAACAACAAGCAAGAGCCGATCGGCACCCGTATCTTTGGGCCAGTGACCCGTGAACTTCGTACTGAGAAGTTCATGAAGATCGTCTCGCTCGCCCCAGAAGTGCTGTAA